A region from the Arachis ipaensis cultivar K30076 chromosome B01, Araip1.1, whole genome shotgun sequence genome encodes:
- the LOC107607389 gene encoding uncharacterized protein LOC107607389 — protein sequence MAYNMNPNIVAFTLTEGQSNNRPPYFNDIPTKQNADGEVVTKEDSKWTYEEKEKVELNAKAINLMHCAISFEEFRKVSSMKEDESIDQMFERFSIIINNLDTMGRNYSEETLVRKILRSLTKKWEVKSTAISERNDLIKITYDELRGKLLAYETTHMSQNKDDKKKSIALKSRMTAQGEESDDSFSDEEMVLFARKMRRLLIYKSKGKGSSSSKDVKKDQVKFTCHHCKEPGHFKSDCPQLKKGEKSKKDKKKVMMATWEDLENDTRSESSDQEAQLCLMADHNDEDEVDLSDLSIDELHYIIKDISVKSKKLLDKYAKCKKENEALRTENDLLLKKVKANETGNEKFLKEENSALRA from the exons atgGCCTACAACATGAATCCCAACATCGTGGCTTTCACTCTCACTGAAGGGCAGTCTAATAATAGACCTCCCTACTTCAATG ACATTCCCACCAAACAGAATGCTGATGGAGAAGTAGTGACAAAGGAAGACAGTAAATGGACATATGAAGAAAAGGAGAAAGTTGAACTCAATGCCAAGGCAATCAACCTGATGCACTGTGCAATCAGTTTTGAAGAGTTCAGAAAAGTGTCAAG TATGAAGGAGGATGAGAGCATCGATCAAATGTTCGAAAGGttctcaataatcatcaacaatctgGACACCATGGGAAGAAACTACTCTGAAGAAACCTTAGTAAGGAAGATTCTGAGAAGTCTTACTAAGAAATGGGAAGTAAAAAGCACAGCCATCTCTGAAAGGAATGATTTAATCAAAatcacctatgatgagctgagaggcaAGCTGCTGGCTTATGAAACCACTCATATGTCTCAAAACAAagatgacaaaaagaaaagtatagcacTAAAATCAAGAATGACAGCCCAAGGAGAAGAATCTGATGACAGtttctcagatgaagaaatggTGCTCTTTGCAAGAAAAATGAGAAGACTACTGATATACAAAAGCAAAGGCAAAGGAAGCTCTTCATCCAAAGATGTCAAGAAAGATCAAGTCAAGTTCACATGCCATCACTGCAAGGAACCTGGTCACTTCAAGTCAGATTGCCCTCAACTTAAGAAAGGCGAAAAATCCAagaaagacaaaaagaaggtgatgatGGCAACATGGGAGGACTTGGAGAACGACACCAGATCAGAGAGCTCAGACCAAGAAGCTCAACTATGTCTGATGGCAGATCATAATGATGAAGATGAGGTAGATCTTTCTGACTTATCTATTGATGAACTGCACTATATTATCAAAGACATCTCTGTGAAATCTAAGAAACTCTTGGATAAGTATGCAAAATGTAAGAAAGAAAATGAGGCATTGAGGACAGAAAATGATcttcttttgaaaaaggttaaGGCTAATGAAACTGGTAATGAAAagtttttaaaagaagaaaatagtgcCTTGCGAGCTTAA
- the LOC107630952 gene encoding probable pectate lyase 18 yields MTTTSLLFLFLFLFSLLSPALISSSPVQDPELVAQEVTRQINASVARRNLGYLSCGTGNPIDDCWRCDPNWEKNRQRLADCAIGFGKNAIGGRDGKIYVVTDSADDNPVNPKPGTLRYAVIQDEPLWIIFARDMVIQLKEELIMNSFKTIDGRGASVHIAGGPCITIQYVNNVIIHGIHIHDCKQGGNAMVRDSPRHYGWRTLSDGDGVSIFGGSHVWVDHCSLSNCRDGLIDAIHGSTAITISNNYMTHHDKVMLLGHSDTYTQDKNMQVTIAFNHFGEGLVQRMPRCRHGYFHVVNNDYTHWEMYAIGGSANPTINSQGNRFVAPNDRFSKEVTKHEDAPESEWRGWNWRSEGDLLVNGAFFTASGAGASSSYARASSLSARPSTLVGTITTGAGALVCKRGSRC; encoded by the exons ATGACAACCACttcccttctctttctctttctctttctcttctctctcctctccccgGCCCTCATTTCCTCTTCCCCTGTCCAAGACCCTGAATTGGTAGCTCAAGAAGTGACCAG GCAAATCAATGCGTCTGTTGCTAGGAGGAACTTGGGGTACTTGTCTTGCGGGACAGGTAACCCAATCGACGACTGTTGGAGGTGTGATCCGAATTGGGAGAAGAACAGACAGAGGCTTGCAGACTGCGCTATCGGCTTCGGGAAGAACGCCATTGGCGGAAGGGACGGAAAAATCTACGTGGTGACTGATTCTGCTGACGACAACCCAGTGAACCCGAAGCCGGGGACGCTTCGCTATGCAGTGATTCAGGACGAGCCCTTATGGATCATATTCGCAAGGGACATGGTGATTCAGTTGAAGGAAGAACTTATAATGAACTCCTTCAAGACCATAGATGGGAGAGGTGCTAGCGTGCACATTGCTGGTGGACCATGCATAACAATTCAGTATGTGAATAACGTTATAATACATGGTATTCACATACATGATTGTAAGCAAGGTGGGAATGCTATGGTGCGTGACTCCCCACGGCACTACGGGTGGAGGACTCTATCGGACGGTGATGGGGTCTCCATATTTGGCGGGAGCCACGTGTGGGTTGATCATTGCTCCTTGTCTAACTGCAGGGACGGTTTGATTGATGCCATTCACGGCTCCACCGCAATTACAATTTCTAACAATTACATGACGCACCATGATAAGGTTATGTTGTTGGGTCATAGTGATACATATACACAAGACAAGAATATGCAGGTTACTATTGCTTTTAACCACTTCGGTGAAGGCCTTGTTCAGAGAATGCCAAG GTGTAGGCATGGGTATTTCCATGTGGTGAACAATGACTACACACACTGGGAAATGTATGCCATTGGTGGAAGTGCCAACCCAACCATCAATAGCCAAGGCAACAGATTTGTAGCACCAAATGACAGGTTCAGCAAAGAG GTGACAAAGCATGAGGATGCACCAGAGAGTGAATGGAGGGGTTGGAATTGGAGGTCAGAAGGGGACTTATTGGTAAATGGTGCATTTTTCACTGCATCTGGGGCTGGAGCCTCTTCAAGTTATGCAAGGGCTTCAAGTTTGAGTGCAAGACCATCCACTCTTGTGGGCACTATAACAACTGGTGCAGGTGCACTCGTTTGTAAGAGGGGTTCTCGTTGCTGA